The following proteins come from a genomic window of Anaerobutyricum hallii:
- a CDS encoding epoxyqueuosine reductase QueH — MNKNNNTNNMQKINYQKLLDKVTDKITKNCAEGNKRPSLFLHACCAPCSSYVLEYLVKYFKITIFYYNPNITPETEYIKRVKELKRFIHEAGYENDVTFVEGTYDPQVFFDMAKGMEDLPERGPRCYHCYALRMEEAAKKAAETGADYFTTTLSISPHKNAQWINEIGEKLADQYGVKHLPSDFKKKGGYLRSIALSEEYHLYRQNYCGCVFSKKNLDL, encoded by the coding sequence ATGAATAAGAATAATAATACAAATAATATGCAGAAAATAAATTACCAAAAGCTGCTTGATAAAGTCACAGATAAGATTACAAAAAACTGTGCGGAAGGAAACAAACGTCCATCCCTTTTCCTTCATGCCTGTTGTGCACCTTGCAGTAGTTATGTACTTGAATATTTAGTAAAATATTTTAAAATCACGATATTTTATTATAATCCAAATATCACACCGGAAACAGAATACATAAAAAGAGTAAAGGAACTGAAACGCTTTATTCATGAAGCCGGATATGAGAATGATGTTACTTTTGTAGAAGGTACTTATGATCCGCAGGTATTTTTTGATATGGCAAAAGGAATGGAAGATCTGCCAGAAAGAGGACCCCGCTGTTATCATTGTTATGCACTCCGTATGGAAGAAGCTGCTAAGAAAGCTGCGGAAACTGGAGCAGATTATTTTACAACAACACTTTCAATCAGTCCGCATAAGAATGCACAGTGGATTAACGAAATCGGAGAAAAACTCGCTGATCAATATGGGGTGAAACATCTGCCATCTGACTTTAAGAAAAAGGGAGGATATCTGCGCTCCATCGCACTTTCTGAGGAGTATCATCTGTATCGCCAGAATTATTGTGGCTGTGTGTTTTCAAAGAAAAATCTTGATCTGTAG
- a CDS encoding leucine-rich repeat protein, with amino-acid sequence MNKKSIIIVLMIAALFFIPKEVHASDTVNSTNDSIASTVIGQITFNNENNQSDVGAAAGSADYASTVTLAADRLRTQIINRQAECTVYYKADSASFDNDKFTKLAEQIYNSALKHTGISDQGDYLRWGAIASVNISGKTTSQGLVITYNFTYYITENQELELQKKLVEIMKELNLDGRSNYEKVVAIYNYICNHVAYDYENDADNSYGLKRTAYGAIFKGKANCQGYSVLFYRMALQEGIDCRIIGGYGINRSHGWNIVKLDNYYYYVDATWDAEQGTRTYFLKGQNNFPDHTPDAEYKGYDFTNKYPVDTKDYKPNSTSGSCGKNLTWKLSENHVLTISGTGYMYTYSESVPAPWDYVKEDIQKIVFESSVQFIGEYAFANCTEVKEVTLGSSLFKIGEAAFKNCSKLEKVDFPKRLAVIQSKAFYGCKQLKRFTFSGEYPTIESYAFNKVSATAYYPYSDSTWNPIILTPTSHQFGGFITWKVWSGKAEDDPEAKSGTCGNGVTWELQTDLLRINGRGKMNDWTDPMTCPWYNYRNIIKKVSIDSSVENIGQNAFSNISNLSKIEIPNKITSIGGKAFDQCTSLKKVEFKGSLPTISSDAFNGVSTEGYYPTEADSSWDSIKRYPENYQYGGKIVWKQHEYFILKTHNNSFGHDPDNFTADYSTDYADKLLANAKKKAEKEYLKKKIKEKWEGSCLGIETAIIQNKRRVLGYNKDFYFLNNPNADSKLLSIINYYQLTQYLNAFSPTIKTQKNSKSTSLKTFLESFVSQAKLDQEKESLSIFGYYYIDDNGENPGHAVILCGYEYGDFDRDGKKEHRLKIYDCNNRSGYYYMYVSDDYTSFTYTNDAIRDGIRLENCYTQLDYVSGNGISTKDYYNLGLTVDDLILTPTPIPGIDHMVGSAGTTIPSNAITLHVYADKPFTMMNANGQTLIFIKTILLPVQ; translated from the coding sequence ATGAATAAAAAATCTATTATTATTGTATTGATGATTGCGGCATTATTTTTTATTCCCAAAGAAGTACATGCATCAGATACAGTAAACAGCACAAATGATAGTATAGCGTCTACAGTAATAGGACAGATAACTTTTAATAATGAAAATAATCAATCAGATGTAGGTGCGGCAGCAGGAAGTGCAGACTATGCAAGTACAGTTACTTTGGCAGCAGATAGACTTCGTACGCAGATAATAAATCGTCAGGCTGAGTGCACGGTATATTATAAGGCAGATTCAGCATCGTTTGATAATGATAAGTTTACTAAACTGGCAGAGCAGATATATAATAGTGCATTAAAGCATACCGGTATATCAGATCAGGGAGATTATTTGCGCTGGGGAGCTATAGCATCTGTAAATATTTCTGGAAAAACTACAAGTCAGGGTTTGGTAATAACATATAACTTCACATATTATATAACAGAGAATCAGGAATTAGAGCTGCAAAAGAAATTAGTAGAGATTATGAAAGAATTAAATCTTGATGGCAGAAGTAATTATGAGAAAGTAGTGGCTATATATAATTATATTTGTAATCATGTCGCCTATGATTATGAAAATGATGCAGATAATAGTTATGGATTGAAAAGAACTGCTTATGGGGCGATATTTAAGGGAAAAGCAAATTGTCAGGGATATTCTGTGCTTTTTTACCGTATGGCTTTACAGGAAGGAATTGATTGTAGGATTATTGGAGGATATGGAATTAATCGAAGTCATGGATGGAATATTGTAAAACTAGATAATTACTATTATTATGTGGATGCAACATGGGATGCAGAACAAGGGACGAGGACTTATTTTTTAAAGGGTCAGAATAATTTTCCAGATCATACTCCGGATGCAGAGTATAAAGGATATGATTTTACGAATAAGTATCCGGTAGATACGAAGGATTACAAACCCAATAGTACATCCGGTAGTTGTGGAAAGAATCTTACATGGAAGCTGTCAGAAAATCACGTTCTTACCATTTCAGGAACAGGTTATATGTATACCTATTCAGAAAGTGTTCCTGCTCCGTGGGATTATGTCAAGGAAGATATCCAAAAAATAGTTTTTGAATCCTCTGTACAGTTCATAGGCGAATATGCATTTGCAAACTGTACGGAAGTAAAAGAAGTTACATTAGGTTCTTCACTTTTCAAGATTGGAGAGGCAGCATTTAAAAATTGTAGTAAGCTAGAAAAGGTAGATTTCCCCAAACGCCTTGCTGTGATACAGTCAAAAGCATTTTATGGATGTAAACAGTTAAAGAGATTTACATTTAGCGGGGAGTACCCTACGATAGAATCGTATGCATTTAATAAAGTTTCTGCAACAGCTTATTATCCTTATAGTGATTCTACATGGAATCCAATTATCTTAACTCCTACTAGTCATCAATTTGGAGGATTTATTACATGGAAAGTATGGTCAGGAAAAGCAGAAGATGATCCGGAGGCTAAAAGTGGTACTTGTGGTAATGGTGTGACCTGGGAATTACAGACTGATCTTTTGAGAATCAATGGAAGAGGGAAAATGAACGATTGGACAGATCCAATGACATGTCCATGGTACAATTATCGCAATATTATAAAAAAGGTATCAATAGATTCTAGTGTGGAAAATATTGGGCAGAATGCTTTTTCTAATATCTCGAATTTATCGAAGATTGAAATTCCTAACAAAATCACATCAATTGGGGGAAAAGCCTTTGATCAGTGTACTTCTTTAAAGAAAGTTGAATTTAAAGGATCACTGCCAACGATTTCATCAGATGCTTTCAATGGGGTAAGTACAGAAGGATATTATCCTACGGAAGCAGATTCTTCTTGGGATAGTATAAAAAGATATCCAGAGAATTATCAGTATGGAGGAAAAATCGTTTGGAAACAACATGAATACTTTATATTAAAAACACACAATAATAGTTTTGGTCATGATCCAGATAATTTTACTGCAGATTATTCAACAGATTACGCAGATAAATTACTTGCAAATGCGAAAAAAAAGGCAGAAAAAGAGTATTTAAAGAAAAAAATAAAAGAAAAATGGGAGGGATCCTGCTTGGGTATAGAGACAGCTATTATTCAAAATAAGAGAAGGGTGCTCGGATACAACAAAGATTTTTATTTTTTAAATAATCCGAATGCTGATTCTAAGTTATTAAGTATTATAAATTATTATCAGCTTACACAGTATTTGAATGCGTTCTCGCCAACAATAAAGACACAAAAGAATTCTAAATCGACTTCTTTAAAAACATTTTTAGAGTCATTTGTTTCACAGGCAAAACTGGATCAGGAAAAAGAATCCCTTTCTATATTCGGTTATTACTATATAGATGATAACGGAGAAAATCCTGGTCATGCAGTGATTCTTTGTGGATATGAATATGGAGACTTTGATCGTGATGGAAAGAAGGAACATCGTCTCAAGATATATGATTGCAATAATAGGTCAGGATATTATTACATGTATGTATCAGATGATTATACTTCATTTACATATACAAACGATGCGATTAGAGATGGAATAAGACTTGAGAATTGTTATACACAATTAGACTATGTGAGTGGAAATGGCATCAGTACAAAAGATTATTATAACCTTGGATTAACCGTAGATGATCTTATTCTAACTCCTACCCCTATCCCTGGTATTGATCATATGGTTGGCTCTGCCGGAACTACAATTCCATCTAATGCGATTACATTGCACGTATATGCTGATAAGCCATTTACTATGATGAATGCAAATGGACAAAC